One window from the genome of Erwinia sorbitola encodes:
- the flgE gene encoding flagellar hook protein FlgE yields the protein MSFDIATTGLNAITKQMNAISNNIANSGTTGYKSMRAEFSAMYATHATPLGVSVSNTSQSTSISGSIASTGRNLDLAINGNGFFVVRDSGGTTSYTRAGYFGTDNDGYLVNNLGGKLQGYPISDRGILQNGTVSDLQINTGGLPAKSSSTLDFVANLDARTEKPPKAEFDPEDLDTYNNSYTTQLYDSLGRQHTLTQYFVKTDESKWEVHYIVDGDKDNATSSALEFNTHGLLVKPTEPVKIAASTPAPAADKLAIELDYSGTSQYASDFSVTKNKTDGYTSGEKTGQQIDDDGMVYATFSNGQRLLQGQLILANFVNLDGLEATDGTKWLETNSSGAPLMGTPKAGMYGTISSAALESSNVDLTAELVGLMSAQRNYQANTKVISTNDQMMNSLFQAI from the coding sequence ATGAGTTTTGACATTGCAACCACCGGGTTGAACGCCATTACTAAGCAGATGAATGCGATCAGTAATAACATCGCCAACAGCGGAACCACCGGTTATAAATCTATGCGTGCTGAATTTTCTGCAATGTACGCCACTCATGCAACGCCGCTGGGCGTGAGCGTCAGTAACACGTCGCAGAGCACCTCGATCAGCGGCAGCATTGCCAGCACCGGCCGTAATCTTGACCTGGCGATCAACGGCAATGGTTTCTTTGTAGTACGCGATAGCGGCGGCACCACCAGCTACACCCGCGCTGGTTACTTTGGCACGGACAACGACGGCTACCTGGTCAACAACCTGGGCGGAAAGTTACAGGGCTATCCAATCAGTGATCGGGGGATCTTACAGAACGGAACCGTTAGCGATCTGCAAATCAACACGGGTGGTCTGCCAGCAAAAAGCTCCTCAACCCTTGATTTTGTTGCCAATCTGGATGCGCGTACTGAAAAACCTCCAAAGGCTGAATTCGATCCGGAAGATCTCGATACCTACAACAATAGCTACACCACGCAGCTGTATGACTCGCTGGGCCGCCAGCACACCCTGACGCAGTATTTTGTTAAAACTGATGAGAGCAAATGGGAAGTTCACTACATCGTGGACGGCGATAAAGATAACGCTACCTCCTCTGCGCTGGAGTTTAATACGCATGGCCTGCTGGTCAAACCTACCGAGCCGGTCAAGATCGCGGCCTCCACGCCCGCGCCTGCCGCCGACAAGCTGGCGATCGAGCTGGATTACAGCGGCACCAGTCAGTATGCCTCTGATTTCTCAGTGACCAAGAACAAAACCGACGGCTATACCTCCGGTGAAAAAACGGGTCAGCAAATTGATGATGACGGCATGGTTTATGCCACTTTCAGTAACGGCCAGCGTCTGTTACAGGGGCAGTTGATACTGGCTAACTTTGTCAACCTGGACGGTTTAGAGGCCACAGATGGCACCAAATGGCTTGAGACTAACAGCTCCGGAGCACCGCTGATGGGGACGCCAAAAGCAGGTATGTACGGCACGATTTCCTCCGCTGCGCTGGAATCATCAAACGTTGATCTAACGGCAGAGCTGGTCGGGCTGATGTCAGCACAGCGTAACTATCAGGCCAACACCAAAGTCATCTCAACCAACGATCAGATGATGAACTCTCTGTTCCAGGCAATTTAA
- the flgD gene encoding flagellar hook assembly protein FlgD, translated as MSVSNVERNYQSDDLNVSRPPAANGDDLNNMFMKLLVAQIQNQDPLNPTDGTEYVGQLAQMTQVQSMQDMTGMMQNAATLVDNMQVLAVGNLVGQQVMVRANSIELDGQPIAGRLTLEHPSGNVTVHIKDAAGKETTLELGRQQQGLVDFTLDPQALGLQKGKYTLSVVTEEGENNVPIEIAGTVNSVRIGKDGSPLLTLPGLGEIPFFNISQFGGQFNKA; from the coding sequence ATGAGCGTTAGCAACGTAGAGAGGAATTATCAGAGCGACGATTTAAACGTATCGCGTCCACCGGCTGCGAACGGTGACGACCTGAACAATATGTTTATGAAGCTGCTGGTGGCGCAGATCCAGAACCAGGATCCGCTGAATCCTACCGATGGAACGGAATATGTCGGCCAGCTGGCGCAGATGACCCAGGTGCAGTCAATGCAGGATATGACGGGAATGATGCAGAACGCTGCCACGCTGGTGGACAACATGCAGGTTCTGGCCGTCGGTAACCTGGTTGGACAACAGGTGATGGTGCGCGCTAACAGTATCGAGCTTGATGGTCAGCCAATCGCAGGACGTCTGACCCTTGAGCATCCGTCCGGGAATGTCACCGTGCATATCAAAGATGCCGCTGGCAAGGAAACCACCCTTGAGCTGGGCAGGCAGCAACAGGGCCTGGTGGACTTTACTCTCGATCCTCAGGCGCTGGGGCTACAGAAAGGAAAATATACCCTGTCAGTGGTCACCGAAGAGGGTGAAAACAACGTACCGATTGAAATTGCCGGCACTGTAAATAGCGTACGTATAGGGAAGGATGGCTCACCGCTGCTCACTCTCCCTGGACTGGGCGAAATACCGTTCTTCAACATCAGCCAGTTTGGCGGCCAATTCAACAAGGCATAA
- the flgC gene encoding flagellar basal body rod protein FlgC, with amino-acid sequence MSFNDIYRVSGSAMTAQTVRLNTIASNLANAGSPAESAEATYKARRPVFAAIYQPSSLMGNAAIAGARVQVLDVVETGTAIRRYEPRHPLADAQGQVFYPDINTVQEMADMMSASRNFETNVEVLNSVKSMQQSLLRLGEA; translated from the coding sequence ATGTCATTTAACGACATTTATCGCGTTTCCGGGTCGGCGATGACGGCGCAAACGGTGCGTCTGAACACCATCGCCAGCAACCTGGCGAACGCGGGATCACCGGCTGAGAGCGCAGAAGCGACCTATAAAGCGCGTCGTCCGGTTTTTGCGGCGATATATCAGCCCAGCTCCCTGATGGGTAACGCTGCGATCGCCGGGGCACGCGTACAGGTGCTGGACGTGGTTGAAACCGGAACGGCGATTCGGCGCTATGAACCGCGTCATCCTCTGGCAGATGCACAGGGGCAGGTGTTCTACCCGGATATCAATACGGTACAGGAGATGGCTGACATGATGTCGGCATCACGTAACTTTGAAACCAACGTTGAGGTATTAAACAGCGTAAAAAGCATGCAACAAAGCCTGCTGAGGCTGGGAGAAGCCTGA
- a CDS encoding flagellar basal body protein: protein MGISFDRSLGVHAAALQLRLSRAELLSANLANVDTPNFQAKDIDFASEMQRYQDKSSSGGAMSVKYRVPYQPSADGNTVALDVEQAEFAKNQMDYQTSLHFLNSKLMGLKQAIEGK, encoded by the coding sequence GTGGGAATAAGTTTTGACAGGTCTCTGGGCGTTCATGCTGCCGCACTACAGCTTCGACTTTCCCGAGCTGAACTGTTGTCGGCAAACCTGGCGAATGTCGATACTCCTAACTTTCAGGCTAAAGATATTGATTTTGCCTCTGAGATGCAACGTTATCAGGATAAAAGTTCGTCAGGTGGGGCTATGTCGGTGAAATATCGCGTGCCATATCAGCCTTCTGCCGATGGCAATACCGTTGCACTTGATGTGGAGCAAGCCGAATTCGCCAAAAACCAGATGGATTACCAAACCAGTCTGCACTTTTTGAATTCGAAACTTATGGGCCTTAAGCAGGCCATTGAAGGGAAATAA
- the flgA gene encoding flagellar basal body P-ring formation chaperone FlgA, with protein sequence MCNPIANRKSRFLLLALWGLAFVSAAAPEAKTARKQIYQQAVASAAADIKRTAMLKKWEGYHSKINVFIPTEASRFTRCARPLTVAMPVSNRPDLSRLRYDIRCEGAEGWEVNVTVKPDIYLPILVARSTLARGKLLAASDVTIKKKNITGLRDGIIVNPDDAIGLTVKKRIRDMQPISPSMLDQPLMVERGQQVVMLAMQDGVQARMIGVAMKKGRKGDIIKVKNLTSERTVSAVVEGQGLVHMQLAAGQ encoded by the coding sequence ATGTGCAATCCCATCGCTAACAGGAAGTCACGCTTCCTCTTGCTGGCTCTCTGGGGTCTGGCGTTTGTTTCCGCCGCTGCGCCTGAGGCAAAAACGGCCCGTAAGCAGATCTATCAGCAGGCAGTTGCCAGCGCCGCAGCAGATATCAAACGCACAGCAATGTTGAAAAAATGGGAAGGCTACCACAGCAAAATCAACGTCTTTATTCCCACCGAAGCCAGCCGTTTTACCCGCTGCGCCCGTCCGCTAACAGTGGCAATGCCGGTGAGCAATCGCCCCGATTTGTCACGGTTACGTTACGATATTCGCTGTGAAGGTGCCGAAGGGTGGGAAGTCAACGTAACGGTAAAACCCGATATCTATCTGCCGATTCTGGTGGCGAGGAGTACGCTGGCGCGCGGTAAATTGCTGGCTGCCAGCGATGTGACGATAAAAAAGAAAAATATTACCGGACTGCGCGATGGGATTATCGTTAATCCTGACGATGCCATCGGCCTGACGGTGAAAAAACGTATTCGCGATATGCAGCCAATCTCCCCTTCAATGCTGGATCAGCCTTTGATGGTAGAGCGGGGACAGCAGGTGGTGATGCTGGCAATGCAGGATGGTGTACAGGCCAGAATGATTGGTGTTGCGATGAAAAAAGGGCGCAAAGGCGACATTATCAAAGTCAAAAATCTCACCAGCGAGCGAACTGTCAGCGCCGTTGTCGAGGGCCAGGGTCTGGTACATATGCAGCTGGCAGCCGGGCAGTAA
- the flgM gene encoding flagellar biosynthesis anti-sigma factor FlgM produces MKITSNPLVAGGPLQSAPKSSAAESMKTATVAASAAAGPISQAQQTLREMPDVDNQRIAELKTAISQGELDLDPQSLSRSMMDYFRR; encoded by the coding sequence ATGAAAATTACCTCTAATCCTTTAGTAGCAGGCGGCCCACTTCAGAGTGCGCCAAAAAGCTCTGCCGCAGAGAGTATGAAAACCGCTACTGTTGCAGCTTCAGCAGCGGCAGGCCCAATCAGCCAGGCCCAGCAGACGCTGCGTGAGATGCCCGATGTCGACAATCAGCGAATTGCCGAGCTGAAAACCGCCATCAGCCAGGGCGAGCTGGATCTTGATCCTCAGTCACTCTCGCGTTCGATGATGGACTATTTCCGTCGATGA
- a CDS encoding flagellar protein FlgN translates to MSSPTERVKALLRDLQQDAQHYERLAQLLEQQRDAMLACHAGRTTEIGGELMLLYPLLQASARRRAETLNGFTLSPDGEGLLALLSRLPAALCQRATAWWNQLEQQAHLCQRLNQRNGQLLNSQQEMLGKLLHQDPQAFLYDR, encoded by the coding sequence ATGAGTAGCCCGACCGAGCGCGTCAAGGCTCTGCTACGCGACCTGCAACAGGATGCGCAGCACTATGAGCGACTGGCACAGCTGCTGGAACAGCAGCGTGATGCCATGCTCGCCTGCCACGCGGGGCGCACAACAGAAATCGGCGGCGAGCTGATGTTGCTCTACCCCCTGCTGCAAGCCAGCGCACGCCGCCGGGCGGAGACGCTTAACGGTTTTACCCTCTCTCCTGACGGAGAGGGGCTGCTCGCGCTACTTTCTCGTCTGCCTGCGGCCCTGTGCCAGCGGGCCACCGCCTGGTGGAACCAGCTTGAGCAGCAGGCGCATCTCTGCCAGCGGCTGAATCAACGCAACGGTCAGCTGCTCAACAGCCAGCAGGAGATGCTGGGCAAGCTGCTGCATCAGGATCCGCAGGCGTTTCTTTATGACCGTTAA
- a CDS encoding CDP-glycerol glycerophosphotransferase family protein — protein MTYRTTIGFYMETAFHYEVYKNIIVALQQQGHPCTLVIADLCEAEFVGEMAALIKTLKHDGLEVMLLSKILSQKIVLATMVSPYYTPVLNGTARQHVRAMYGLAKDRWGHAWWNAFYDLILCYGNHTRDKLNIAGCALTVGNPRFDDWHNRQYDRQLVRALMRNKSKPLVLYAPTFGELCSIPYWAERLNALQQSCTLLVRLHHGTRLKSSEAASLQTMEKYFRKNIVNSLSSFALLEAADLVLTDNSGFIFDAIHAGKRTVLLEWPGLKDILQGTETYSDSSSAEQTARQHIDTASTLEELQMLLSGSVKSSDPAELDAFRQHYCDSYQDGQAGLRAATAITQLMKTPQDGAKNFYLQSLREQLFTK, from the coding sequence ATGACCTACCGCACCACCATTGGTTTCTATATGGAAACTGCTTTTCATTATGAGGTGTATAAAAATATCATTGTCGCTCTCCAGCAGCAGGGGCATCCCTGTACTCTGGTGATTGCTGACCTCTGTGAGGCAGAGTTTGTAGGCGAAATGGCGGCGCTGATTAAGACACTGAAGCATGATGGCCTTGAGGTGATGCTGCTTTCCAAAATACTTTCCCAGAAAATCGTGCTGGCAACCATGGTCAGTCCTTACTACACCCCGGTGCTTAACGGTACTGCCCGTCAGCATGTGCGGGCGATGTATGGTCTGGCGAAAGATCGCTGGGGCCATGCCTGGTGGAATGCGTTTTATGATCTGATTCTCTGCTATGGCAACCATACGCGGGACAAATTAAATATTGCAGGCTGCGCGCTAACCGTCGGTAATCCACGTTTCGATGACTGGCACAACCGGCAATATGATCGGCAGCTGGTCAGGGCGCTGATGCGCAATAAATCCAAACCGCTGGTGCTGTATGCGCCGACATTTGGCGAGCTCTGTTCGATTCCATACTGGGCAGAACGGCTGAACGCGTTGCAGCAGTCATGCACGCTGCTGGTCAGGCTGCATCACGGCACCCGGCTGAAATCGTCTGAAGCTGCCTCGCTGCAAACGATGGAAAAATACTTCCGCAAAAATATTGTTAACAGCCTCTCTTCTTTTGCCCTGCTTGAAGCAGCCGACCTGGTGCTGACCGATAACAGCGGTTTTATTTTCGATGCCATACACGCCGGTAAACGCACGGTGCTGCTGGAGTGGCCGGGTTTAAAAGACATTCTTCAGGGTACGGAAACCTATAGCGATAGCAGCAGTGCAGAGCAGACGGCACGCCAGCATATTGACACTGCCAGTACGCTGGAGGAGCTGCAAATGTTGCTGAGTGGCAGCGTAAAATCGTCAGATCCGGCAGAACTGGACGCGTTTCGACAGCACTATTGTGATAGCTATCAGGATGGTCAGGCGGGTTTACGTGCAGCGACAGCGATTACACAGCTGATGAAAACGCCCCAGGACGGGGCGAAGAATTTTTATCTGCAAAGCCTGCGGGAACAGCTCTTTACTAAATAA
- a CDS encoding pantoate--beta-alanine ligase produces the protein MKTVITFGTFDIFHIGHLNILRRASEMGDRLVVGISSDRLNFNKKQRHPVYPQQQRMAIVSQIKGVDEVFLEESLEKKAEYIRQFSASVLVMGDDWAGRFDHLQTLCKVCYLPRTPSISTTSIIEVTRSQII, from the coding sequence ATGAAAACGGTCATTACTTTTGGCACCTTCGATATTTTTCATATCGGACATCTGAATATTCTGCGGCGTGCCAGTGAGATGGGTGACAGGCTGGTGGTGGGTATTTCATCCGATCGGCTTAATTTTAATAAAAAGCAGCGCCACCCGGTCTATCCGCAGCAGCAGCGGATGGCGATTGTCAGCCAGATAAAAGGCGTGGATGAGGTGTTTCTGGAAGAGTCACTGGAGAAGAAAGCGGAGTATATACGGCAGTTTTCCGCCAGCGTTCTGGTGATGGGTGATGACTGGGCCGGGCGTTTCGACCATCTGCAAACGCTGTGCAAGGTGTGCTACCTGCCACGTACGCCGTCGATCTCAACAACCTCAATTATTGAAGTCACCCGCAGCCAGATTATTTAG
- a CDS encoding glycosyltransferase family 2 protein has translation MKNRSALAEKRAVVKSQSLPFVSVVTPTWNRRTFLPYLLYMFQYQDYPADRRELVILDDSECSNADLVEGMKKYAACPELIRYYHLPKRLAIGAKRNQLNALAKGEYIICMDDDDYYPADKISYTIAEMKRHKARFAGCDSIPIWYSHIDRVYLSKNLGPRHALNGTFAYHRSHLKRHRYDDSAKLAEEGHFLKDFTTPVLQLAPERSILCISHNANTFDKDFVMGSSERDNRELTDYVTDAHLQRFYQRLRQAPVNTQIDWAFFDRVIVNACSADEALLAGYIDNLLAQGVRPEQLEIIPSQPDEPLASSHLLALEKARDAGWHNYLLLDDRTRFVRQEKTVKNLNQLLSACRALQWDVLLLGCELEKGQQLKTLPAALRATQASRPVAYAVHQDRYADFMAMLKSTRLQQLAAPDDLHCQQNLQWQALCEAGRWFALYPSYIYQDSDEAGQPLAHHFFNKLSTPPD, from the coding sequence ATGAAAAACAGATCGGCATTAGCTGAAAAGAGAGCCGTGGTGAAAAGTCAGTCATTACCTTTTGTCAGCGTGGTCACGCCAACGTGGAACCGCCGTACTTTTCTGCCCTATCTGCTCTATATGTTCCAGTACCAGGACTATCCTGCGGATCGCCGTGAACTGGTGATTCTGGATGACTCCGAGTGCAGCAATGCTGACCTTGTCGAGGGAATGAAAAAGTATGCTGCCTGCCCTGAGCTGATTCGCTACTACCATCTGCCGAAGCGGCTGGCCATTGGGGCGAAGCGCAATCAACTTAACGCGCTGGCGAAGGGGGAGTACATCATCTGTATGGATGATGATGACTACTATCCGGCCGATAAGATCAGCTACACCATTGCTGAAATGAAGCGCCACAAGGCGCGCTTTGCTGGCTGCGATAGCATCCCTATCTGGTACAGCCATATTGACCGTGTCTATCTGAGTAAGAATTTGGGGCCGCGTCATGCCCTGAATGGCACTTTTGCCTATCACCGCTCGCACCTTAAACGTCATCGCTACGACGATAGTGCAAAACTGGCGGAAGAGGGGCATTTTCTAAAAGATTTTACTACGCCGGTTCTGCAACTGGCGCCTGAGCGCAGCATCCTGTGTATTTCACATAACGCGAACACCTTTGATAAGGATTTCGTGATGGGCAGCAGCGAGCGCGATAACAGAGAACTGACAGACTATGTTACTGATGCACATCTGCAACGCTTTTATCAGCGGCTGCGGCAGGCACCGGTCAATACACAAATCGATTGGGCTTTTTTCGACCGGGTGATAGTTAACGCCTGCTCTGCGGATGAGGCGCTGCTGGCGGGGTATATCGACAATCTGCTGGCACAGGGTGTCCGGCCTGAACAGCTGGAAATTATCCCGTCGCAGCCAGATGAACCGCTGGCGTCCAGCCATTTACTGGCGCTGGAAAAAGCACGGGATGCGGGATGGCACAACTACCTGCTGCTCGACGACCGTACCCGTTTTGTACGGCAGGAAAAGACCGTAAAGAACCTTAACCAGCTGTTATCAGCCTGCCGTGCGCTGCAATGGGACGTGCTGTTGCTGGGCTGCGAGCTGGAAAAAGGGCAACAGCTGAAGACGTTACCCGCAGCGTTGCGCGCAACCCAGGCGAGCCGGCCGGTGGCCTATGCGGTACATCAGGATCGTTACGCTGACTTTATGGCCATGCTGAAAAGTACCCGGTTGCAGCAGCTGGCGGCACCAGACGATCTGCACTGCCAGCAAAACTTACAGTGGCAGGCGCTGTGCGAAGCGGGGCGCTGGTTTGCCCTTTATCCCAGTTATATCTACCAGGACAGCGATGAGGCGGGCCAGCCGCTGGCTCATCACTTCTTTAACAAACTGAGCACTCCACCAGATTAA
- a CDS encoding flagellar export protein FliJ, producing MSHRPESLRVLETLHQMRQRAVEETSGKLSRQKQLCQRYHNNIEALNALSDSSREISAGAAQMNNQANFKANIQRVIDWQKQEQALAAIEQAAIQRELAEQASREMTINVVINQQKALLREALDRAQQKITDAQAMQSWMRKHRSGRMD from the coding sequence ATGAGCCACAGACCTGAAAGCCTTCGCGTACTCGAGACGCTGCATCAGATGCGTCAGCGTGCCGTGGAAGAGACCAGCGGCAAGCTTTCCCGGCAGAAACAGCTCTGTCAGCGCTATCACAACAATATTGAGGCGCTGAATGCGTTAAGTGACAGCAGCCGGGAGATAAGCGCCGGAGCTGCTCAGATGAATAACCAGGCGAATTTCAAAGCCAATATTCAGCGGGTTATCGACTGGCAAAAGCAGGAGCAGGCGCTGGCGGCGATCGAACAGGCGGCGATCCAGCGTGAGCTGGCAGAACAGGCCAGCCGTGAGATGACGATCAACGTGGTGATCAACCAGCAAAAAGCCCTGCTCAGAGAGGCGCTGGATCGCGCACAACAAAAAATAACCGATGCTCAGGCGATGCAGAGCTGGATGCGTAAACATCGTTCCGGCCGGATGGATTAA